In Aegilops tauschii subsp. strangulata cultivar AL8/78 chromosome 3, Aet v6.0, whole genome shotgun sequence, one genomic interval encodes:
- the LOC109741680 gene encoding chitinase CLP, translating into MDRNRMQKITPNPKNYFVLHRIIVSSLVLLLSCTAASGQQAPYKPLISRLAKDLDTSLYTITIKADKSPLLLDLAGSLVWSTCPPSAQSTVACGSAECGGAASQECPRRCLHVDGGQLGDSGSSCACAGNPVTRQCSTAGLTSLAMSANATDGAMELPPEESFAILGACAPDSLPRSLPAGVTGVAGFSRRPLSLPSQLAAQRGFGGKFALCLPVFAIFGDSPVNLTAPGQAPGYVDYTTVIPYTPLLTNPANAAGYYIPVKSISVAWHEADAQAILPSSALDLDPGAGTGGVVLSTATPYMIMRPDVYEPFAKAFDDAFTRGRNVPETSVERVPAPKPFEICYNAGFMRLKRPSAYDVPRIQLELGAGATWKNWTLYGDNYLVKVGGALCLGILPMGPGGMPVDGEPAVVMGAKQLENNLLVFDLEKQVLGFSMLLDFALSSCTSSTFFRN; encoded by the exons ATGGATCGAAATCGAATGCAGAAAATTACTCCGAATCCCAAGAACTACTTTGTGCTCCATCGTATCATCGTCTCATCGCTCGTCTTGCTGCTGTCATGTACGGCGGCGAGCGGCCAGCAAGCCCCGTACAAGCCACTCATCTCCCGGCTCGCCAAGGACCTCGACACTTCCCTCTACACCATCACCATCAAGGCCGACaagtcgccgctcctcctcgacCTCGCCGGCTCGCTGGTCTGGTCAACTTGCCCGCCGTCGGCGCAGAGCACTGTGGCATGCGGGTCCGCTGAGTGCGGCGGCGCGGCCAGCCAGGAGTGCCCACGCCGCTGCCTGCACGTGGACGGCGGCCAGTTAGGGGACTCGGGGTCGAGTTGCGCCTGCGCCGGCAACCCGGTCACCCGCCAGTGCTCCACCGCCGGCCTCACGAGCTTGGCGATGTCGGCCAACGCCACCGATGGCGCGATGGAGCTTCCCCCGGAAGAGTCCTTCGCCATCCTCGGCGCGTGCGCGCCGGACAGCCTGCCGAGGTCGCTCCCCGCGGGCGTCACCGGCGTGGCCGGGTTCTCCCGGCGCCCGCTCTCGCTACCGTcgcagctcgccgcgcagcgcgGCTTCGGAGGTAAGTTCGCCCTGTGCCTCCCCGTGTTCGCCATCTTCGGGGACTCGCCTGTGAACCTGACGGCGCCTGGGCAAGCGCCGGGCTACGTTGACTACACGACCGTCATACCATACACCCCGCTCCTCACCAACCCGGCGAACGCCGCCGGATACTACATCCCCGTAAAGAGCATCTCCGTGGCGTGGCACGAGGCCGACGCCCAGGCGATCCTCCCCAGCAGCGCGCTCGACCTCGACCCCGGTGCCGGCACCGGCGGCGTCGTGCTCAGCACCGCCACGCCCTACATGATCATGCGCCCCGACGTGTACGAACCGTTCGCCAAGGCCTTCGACGACGCCTTCACAAG GGGGAGGAATGTTCCGGAGACCTCCGTGGAGCGGGTGCCGGCGCCGAAGCCGTTCGAGATCTGCTACAATGCCGGGTTTATGAGGCTGAAGCGGCCGTCGGCCTACGACGTGCCTCGCATCCAGCTAGAGCTGGGCgccggcgccacgtggaagaacTGGACGCTGTACGGCGACAACTACCTAGTGAAGGTGGGCGGGGCTTTGTGCCTGGGGATCCTGCCGATGGGGCCCGGCGGCATGCCGGTGGACGGGGAGCCGGCGGTGGTGATGGGCGCGAAGCAGCTGGAGAACAACCTGCTGGTGTTCGACCTGGAGAAGCAGGTGCTCGGGTTCAGCATGCTGCTGGACTTCGCGTTGTCCAGTTGTACAAGCTCCACGTTCTTCAGGAACTAG